CGGGCAGGGTGTAGCCTAGGCGAGCCAGGGCGGTGCGGAGCTTGCCGTAGGCCTCTTCTGGAGGCTCCTCGTGGACCCGGAAAAGCCCAGGAAGCCCCCGCTTGACTAGACGCTCCGCCACGAGGCGGTTGGCGAGGAGCATGAGCTCCTCAATGAGGCTCCGGGCCTTGGGCTCTGCCTGGGGGATGAGGTGAAGGGTACCCTCCTCCACCTCCACCTTCACCTCGGGGAAGCTAAAGTCCAAGGAGCCCGCCTCCATGCGCTTTTTCCGCATCCTCCCCGTGAGGTCAAGGAGAAGCGCCAAATCCTCGGCCAAAAAGGCGTGCTCCTCGGGAAGGCCAAACCCCTCGGCGAAGGCCTCCACCTCGGTGTAGGTGAGGCGGGCTACGCTCCGGATGACCCCCTCGGCGAAGCGGACCCGCTTCACCTCCAGATCCTCGCCCAGGTCCACCAGGACCGAGAGGACCAGGCGGTCCTCATGGGGCTTGAGGGAGCAGACCCCGTTGGAAAGCCTCTCCGGGAGCATGGGCAGGACCCGGCCCGGCAGGTAGACGCTGGTCCCCCTTTGGAAGGCCTCCCGGTCCAGGAGGCTTCCCTCCCTGACGTAAAAGGAGACGTCGGCGATGTGGACCCCGACCCGGTAGCCCTTGGGGAGGCGCTCTACATGGATGGCGTCGTCAAAGTCCTTGGCGTCCACCCCGTCTATGGTGAAGACCCTGAGGGCGCGGAAGTCCTCCCGCCTCCTAAGCTCCGCCTCGGGGATCTCCAGGGGGATGGCCTCCGCCTCCTTCAGGACCTCCTCGGGGAACTCGGCCCTGAGACCGTACTTGGCGATGACGGCCTGGGTCTCGGTCTCCGGGGCCTCCCCCTCCCCCAGGTACTCCAGGAACTCCCCGTAGGGGCGCCTTTCGTAGTGGACCTGGGCCACGATGCGGCTTCCCCGCTTGAGGCCCTCTAGCCCTTTGGGAAGAAGCCTGAGCTCGGGAAGGCCGGGCTCATCGGGAAGGAGGACGGCGTACCCCCGCCTAAAGTCCAGGGTGCCCACCACCCGCTCCCGGGCCCGCTTCAAGACCCTCTCCACCACCCCCCAAGGCCTCCCATCCCGGCCCGGGGGCATGACCCTGGCCTCCACCAGGTCCTCGGGCCAGGCGTCCCCCGTGTACCCTGGGGGGATGAAGAGGTCCTTCTCCGGGGTCGGCCCCCAAGGGGCTAGCTTGAGGCGCACGAAGCCGTACCCGTCCCGGCGCAGGCTGATGGGGCCCTGGACCCTGTTCGGAAGGGAGTACTGGCTCCCCTTCTTTTCCAGAAGCCCCTCCCGCACCAGAGCCTTCAGGTAGGCCTTAGCCTCCCGCTTGGAAAGCCCAAAGCGATGGAGGATCTCCTCCAGCCGGTGGGGCTTGCCCGTCTTCTTGAAAAACTCCAACAGGGTTTCCTGCATTCTATCCCAGTAGGCCCTCGAGGGCCTTCTCCGTGGCCTTAAGGCTCCCGGAAAAGGCCCGAAGGGCCTCGTCCGCGTGCTCCTGGCCGATGATGAGGGGGGGCTCGAGGCGCACCACCTTGGGGTTATTCAGGCCGAAGGCGGTGATCACCCCCCGCTCCGCCAGCTCCGCCACCACCAGGGCCCCGATGTCGGCGTCGGCGAACTCCACCCCCAGCATCAGGCCCCGCCCCCGCACGTCCTCTATGAGGTGGGGGTACTGGGCCTGGAGCGCCCGAAGCCCCTCCATGAGGTAGCCTCCCACCTCCAGGGCCCTAGCCGGGAGGTCCTCCTCCAGGGTGACCTCAATGGCCGCCAGGGCCGCCGCCGCCGCCAGGGGGTTGCCCCCGAAGGTGGAGGAGTGGAAGAGGGGGTTTCCCTTGAAGACCTCAAAGACCTCCCGCCGCCCCACGCAGGCCCCGATGGGCATGACCCCGCCCCCTAGGGCCTTGGCCAGGGTCATGAGGTCGGGGGCCACCCCTTCCCAGTCCACGCCAAAGAGCCGCCCGGTGCGGCCCAGGCCGGTCTGGACCTCGTCGGCGATCATGAGGACGCCCCTCTTCCGGGTGATCTCCCGCACCCCCCGGAGGTACCCCTCGGGGGGAACCCTTATCCCCCCTTCCCCTTGGATGGGCTCCACGATGACCGCAGCAGTCTCCCCGTCTATGGCGGCCTCCAAGGCCCCTAGATCCCCATAGGGGACCACCTTAATCCCCGGGAGGAGGGGCCTCGCCGGGTCCTGGTACTGGGGACGGGGGGTGAGGGAGAGGGCCCCCATGGTCTTGCCGTGGAACCCCCCTTGGGTGGTGATGATCCCCGGCTTGCCGGTGTAGGCCCGGGCCAGCTTGATGGCCGCCTCCACCGCCTCGGCCCCGGAGTTGCCGAAGAAGACCATCTCCAGGCCCTCGGGGGTGATCTCCGCCAGCTTGGCCGCCAGCCTCGCCGTGGGCTCGGAGACCAGGACCCTGACGGACATGGGCATGCGGGCGAGCTGGTCCACCACCGCCGCCACCACCTTCGGATGGCGGTGGCCCAGGTTCAGGGCGCCATAGAGGCCTAAGAAGTCCAGGTACCGCTTCCCCGTGGTGTCCCAGACGTAGGGG
The genomic region above belongs to Thermus sediminis and contains:
- the rnr gene encoding ribonuclease R translates to MQETLLEFFKKTGKPHRLEEILHRFGLSKREAKAYLKALVREGLLEKKGSQYSLPNRVQGPISLRRDGYGFVRLKLAPWGPTPEKDLFIPPGYTGDAWPEDLVEARVMPPGRDGRPWGVVERVLKRARERVVGTLDFRRGYAVLLPDEPGLPELRLLPKGLEGLKRGSRIVAQVHYERRPYGEFLEYLGEGEAPETETQAVIAKYGLRAEFPEEVLKEAEAIPLEIPEAELRRREDFRALRVFTIDGVDAKDFDDAIHVERLPKGYRVGVHIADVSFYVREGSLLDREAFQRGTSVYLPGRVLPMLPERLSNGVCSLKPHEDRLVLSVLVDLGEDLEVKRVRFAEGVIRSVARLTYTEVEAFAEGFGLPEEHAFLAEDLALLLDLTGRMRKKRMEAGSLDFSFPEVKVEVEEGTLHLIPQAEPKARSLIEELMLLANRLVAERLVKRGLPGLFRVHEEPPEEAYGKLRTALARLGYTLPEQISPKALQKVLLEAKGRPEEPVVANLVLRSLRLARYASENLGHFGLAMEHYLHFTSPIRRYPDLVVHRVLRSTMRRALTQKRKARWFSEFPAVAEHASERERKAESAERELTKYYMAKWAELHLGERFRGRVTGVANFGAFVMLRNGVEGLVRLEALGPYTYSEEALALLGPKGKRIRLGDEMEVVIAAANPRLRQIDLVPYVEASTKRQRDAAKEEVDMRKVVGPPKDKARDTRPERATVNTVYFGEWQPKENRPAETRPKRRRRR
- a CDS encoding aspartate aminotransferase family protein; the protein is MDLSPFTLFERHINPGLAGLLRFTGLDRVESHAEGPYVWDTTGKRYLDFLGLYGALNLGHRHPKVVAAVVDQLARMPMSVRVLVSEPTARLAAKLAEITPEGLEMVFFGNSGAEAVEAAIKLARAYTGKPGIITTQGGFHGKTMGALSLTPRPQYQDPARPLLPGIKVVPYGDLGALEAAIDGETAAVIVEPIQGEGGIRVPPEGYLRGVREITRKRGVLMIADEVQTGLGRTGRLFGVDWEGVAPDLMTLAKALGGGVMPIGACVGRREVFEVFKGNPLFHSSTFGGNPLAAAAALAAIEVTLEEDLPARALEVGGYLMEGLRALQAQYPHLIEDVRGRGLMLGVEFADADIGALVVAELAERGVITAFGLNNPKVVRLEPPLIIGQEHADEALRAFSGSLKATEKALEGLLG